In Flavobacterium sp. CBA20B-1, one DNA window encodes the following:
- a CDS encoding heavy-metal-associated domain-containing protein, whose product MRKYLMVLLAVLGVAFTATAQEKKSKNAKVDVEVKGNCDMCKKRIEKAAFSVKGVKSAEWHQDDQMLHLIINEHKTNALKVEEAVAKSGHDTKDVKATKDNYDNLHGCCKYERES is encoded by the coding sequence ATGAGAAAATATTTAATGGTACTATTAGCTGTTTTAGGTGTTGCATTTACAGCTACAGCACAAGAAAAGAAAAGTAAAAACGCAAAAGTTGATGTAGAAGTAAAAGGCAACTGCGATATGTGTAAAAAACGCATTGAAAAAGCCGCTTTTAGTGTAAAAGGAGTGAAATCGGCCGAGTGGCATCAAGACGATCAAATGCTTCATTTAATCATCAACGAACACAAAACAAATGCCTTAAAAGTAGAAGAAGCAGTTGCTAAATCTGGCCACGATACTAAAGATGTTAAAGCTACCAAAGATAATTACGATAATTTACACGGTTGTTGTAAATACGAAAGAGAATCGTAA
- a CDS encoding HYC_CC_PP family protein encodes MFQRYLYSLFLTAAILFTNVGLAVNIHYCGNAIEKIELGYASSIKCAEDTHEKACCKEKNETVKKGCCKNETIQQKTDEVVIKVVASNDFSDFIKPVLYKLQPLVITENKLPKKINVTFRRESNAPPLYKLYSQYLLYA; translated from the coding sequence ATGTTCCAGCGTTATTTGTATAGTTTATTTTTAACTGCAGCCATACTTTTTACAAATGTAGGGTTGGCGGTTAATATTCACTATTGTGGAAATGCTATCGAGAAAATTGAATTAGGGTATGCTTCGTCTATTAAATGTGCCGAAGACACGCACGAAAAAGCATGTTGCAAAGAAAAAAACGAAACGGTAAAAAAAGGTTGTTGTAAAAACGAAACCATTCAACAAAAAACCGATGAAGTTGTTATAAAAGTTGTTGCTTCAAACGATTTTTCAGACTTTATAAAGCCGGTTTTGTATAAATTGCAACCGCTTGTTATTACTGAAAACAAGCTGCCAAAAAAAATAAATGTTACTTTTCGACGCGAAAGTAACGCCCCACCTTTATACAAACTATACAGCCAGTATCTTCTTTACGCATAA
- a CDS encoding helix-turn-helix transcriptional regulator: protein MAKQDVIKRQFLIVEFLRKNPASFKQISNFLLNKQYELDYDLAISQRTFQRDCNEIESLWGVEIAFNKRENHYEIINNENDLHFDRIMEAFDTVAVLQKAKTIGGYLHLEKRKSKGTEYFNGILHAIQNQLVVTFQLKSYWQAASFRRCVPKAIKESQNRYYLIAYDSDKNDFRNFGLDRISDFVITSEKQKTPEINVEAFYQHAFGIECYNDPVEIILEFANDQKKYIQSLPLHASQKIIKENNETFTVALFMHPTNDFVMEIMRYGAICEVIEPPFLRDRIKKEVMQLQEKYQL from the coding sequence ATGGCAAAGCAAGACGTGATTAAAAGACAGTTTTTAATTGTAGAATTTCTACGAAAAAATCCAGCTAGTTTTAAGCAAATAAGCAATTTTTTGCTCAATAAGCAATACGAATTAGATTATGATTTAGCCATAAGTCAACGCACTTTTCAAAGAGATTGCAACGAAATTGAATCGCTTTGGGGAGTGGAAATTGCTTTTAACAAACGCGAAAATCACTACGAAATAATCAACAATGAAAACGATTTGCATTTCGATAGAATTATGGAAGCTTTTGATACCGTGGCGGTTTTGCAAAAGGCAAAAACAATTGGCGGTTATTTACATTTAGAAAAAAGAAAATCAAAAGGAACCGAATACTTCAACGGAATTCTTCACGCCATACAAAATCAATTAGTTGTAACATTTCAGCTAAAAAGTTATTGGCAAGCAGCATCGTTTCGCCGCTGTGTTCCCAAAGCCATTAAAGAATCGCAAAACCGCTATTATTTAATTGCTTACGATTCAGATAAAAACGATTTTAGAAATTTCGGTTTAGACCGTATCAGCGATTTCGTAATTACTTCAGAAAAACAAAAAACTCCGGAAATTAACGTAGAGGCATTTTACCAGCATGCTTTTGGAATTGAATGTTACAACGATCCTGTGGAAATTATATTAGAATTTGCAAACGATCAAAAAAAGTATATACAATCCTTACCGTTACATGCTTCCCAAAAAATTATAAAAGAAAACAACGAAACATTTACGGTAGCACTATTTATGCACCCAACCAATGATTTTGTGATGGAAATTATGCGTTACGGAGCTATTTGCGAAGTGATAGAACCACCCTTTTTAAGAGATCGAATAAAAAAAGAGGTAATGCAATTGCAAGAAAAATATCAATTGTAA
- a CDS encoding TonB-dependent receptor plug domain-containing protein, translated as MKYTLLLLCAFGMQPVFAQDTYRGKVLDVYNNAVENATLTVNDSVVANTNEFGIFELTLQQPNTIYIYAEGYEVLQAEMNDASQFQFLKMQPEAALGELVVTVNRRNTERNKGITNSQTMNSGELLKAACCNLAESFETNPSIDVNFSDAISGSKQIKMLGLTSPYILIAEENIPSVRGASQAYGLSFTPGTWVESIQVTKGAGSVVNGFESISGQINTELIKPGNDIPFFLNLYGSTDARFEMNAHFNEKISDKWSSSLFVHGNTRVKKNDMNHDGFLDNPLGSQINIMNRWQYQNLENGWIAFITTRYMKDEKQTGELDFDSKQHKLSTLKWGSELNTDKFDASTKVGYVFPDQPYKSMGWQNSFSYHKQNSYFGLNQFDITQRSIYSNFLYSSIISNTLHKFSTGASFMHDDYSEFVANYDTRNFDRTDTSYGAFFEYTYDNANNLALILGGRIDNSNRLGTFVTPRMHLRYNPWEKTTVRASAGRGKRLANIFAENQYLFASSRQFNILNEGGKAYGMDPEIAWNYGISVSQDFTFLGKNANLTLDFYRTDFQNQIVIDMDQSARTVNFYNLEGTSYANSFQAELNYNIIKHLNLRTAYKYYDIQTTYGDKTLERPLQAKHRVFANLEFSTHEHNGAYWKFDATWNWLGAQRLPYTGDNSVENQLPSYTNPFSTINAQVTKVFSDKFEIYVGGENIGNYQQHRVILGADDPFGNEFDSTIVYGPIFGKMFYGGLRFKVK; from the coding sequence ATGAAATATACATTATTATTGTTGTGTGCTTTTGGCATGCAACCAGTCTTTGCCCAGGATACTTATAGGGGAAAGGTTTTAGATGTTTACAACAATGCAGTAGAAAATGCAACATTGACAGTAAACGACAGTGTGGTGGCAAACACCAATGAATTCGGAATTTTTGAATTAACATTACAACAACCCAACACCATTTATATTTATGCAGAAGGGTATGAGGTTTTACAAGCTGAAATGAACGATGCTTCACAATTCCAATTCTTAAAAATGCAACCCGAAGCCGCTTTAGGAGAATTAGTGGTAACAGTGAATAGAAGAAACACCGAACGCAATAAAGGCATCACCAACTCGCAAACCATGAACAGCGGCGAATTGCTAAAAGCGGCTTGTTGTAATTTGGCAGAATCTTTTGAGACGAATCCGTCAATCGATGTGAATTTTTCCGATGCCATTTCCGGATCAAAACAAATTAAAATGTTGGGTTTAACCAGTCCGTATATTTTAATCGCCGAAGAAAATATTCCGAGTGTTCGTGGTGCTTCGCAAGCGTATGGTTTATCGTTCACGCCCGGAACTTGGGTTGAAAGTATTCAGGTTACCAAAGGAGCGGGCAGCGTTGTAAATGGTTTTGAAAGCATTTCGGGGCAAATAAACACCGAATTGATCAAACCGGGGAACGATATTCCTTTCTTTTTGAATTTATACGGATCTACCGATGCACGTTTTGAGATGAATGCGCATTTTAACGAAAAAATATCAGATAAATGGAGCTCTTCTTTGTTTGTTCATGGAAACACTCGTGTGAAGAAGAACGATATGAACCATGATGGATTTTTAGACAATCCGTTAGGAAGTCAAATAAATATCATGAATCGTTGGCAGTATCAAAACCTTGAAAATGGGTGGATCGCCTTTATTACGACACGTTACATGAAAGACGAAAAGCAAACCGGCGAGCTAGATTTTGATAGTAAACAACACAAATTATCAACCTTAAAATGGGGATCAGAATTGAATACCGATAAGTTTGATGCCAGTACAAAAGTCGGTTATGTATTCCCCGATCAGCCGTACAAAAGTATGGGTTGGCAAAACTCGTTTAGTTATCATAAACAAAATTCGTATTTTGGTTTAAACCAGTTCGATATCACGCAGCGCAGTATTTATTCAAACTTTTTATATAGTTCTATCATCAGCAATACATTGCATAAATTCTCTACCGGAGCAAGCTTTATGCACGATGATTATTCAGAGTTCGTAGCAAATTATGATACTAGAAATTTCGATAGAACCGATACCAGCTACGGTGCTTTTTTTGAATATACGTATGATAATGCCAATAATTTAGCCTTGATTTTAGGTGGAAGAATCGATAATTCTAACCGATTGGGAACTTTTGTAACTCCGCGCATGCATTTGCGTTATAATCCTTGGGAAAAAACCACCGTTCGTGCATCGGCAGGTCGTGGAAAAAGATTGGCGAATATTTTTGCAGAAAACCAATATTTGTTCGCAAGTTCTCGTCAGTTTAATATTTTGAACGAAGGCGGGAAAGCCTATGGAATGGATCCAGAAATTGCTTGGAATTACGGGATAAGTGTTTCGCAAGATTTTACTTTTTTAGGAAAAAATGCCAATTTAACACTTGATTTTTATCGTACCGATTTCCAAAATCAAATCGTGATTGATATGGATCAATCTGCAAGAACTGTTAATTTCTATAATTTAGAGGGAACATCCTATGCCAATTCGTTTCAAGCCGAATTAAATTACAACATCATCAAACATTTAAATTTAAGAACGGCTTATAAATATTACGATATTCAAACAACATACGGCGACAAAACGTTAGAAAGACCATTGCAGGCTAAACACCGTGTTTTTGCTAATTTAGAATTTTCTACTCATGAACATAACGGTGCCTATTGGAAGTTCGATGCTACTTGGAACTGGTTAGGTGCACAGCGTTTACCTTACACGGGCGATAATTCGGTGGAAAATCAATTACCGAGTTACACCAATCCGTTTTCTACGATTAATGCACAGGTAACAAAAGTTTTTTCAGATAAATTTGAAATCTATGTCGGTGGCGAAAACATTGGCAATTATCAACAACACCGAGTGATTTTAGGAGCAGATGATCCGTTTGGCAATGAATTTGATAGTACTATTGTATATGGTCCTATTTTTGGAAAGATGTTTTATGGCGGATTGCGATTTAAAGTCAAATAG
- a CDS encoding GAF domain-containing protein yields the protein MEKEQLKISLTEIIKSHKSNNDRLQEICNKLHSEMSHFDWVGFYFADAHKKELHLGPFAGLPTDHTTIPFGKGICGQVAESNQTFLVDDVQAQDNYISCNIHVKSEIVVPIIVNGINIGQIDIDSNTLKAFTAEDQAFLEWLTNEIAEMYKS from the coding sequence ATGGAAAAAGAACAATTAAAGATTTCTTTAACAGAAATTATAAAATCACATAAAAGTAATAATGATCGTTTGCAAGAAATTTGCAACAAATTGCACAGCGAAATGAGTCATTTTGATTGGGTGGGATTTTATTTTGCCGATGCCCATAAAAAAGAATTACACTTAGGACCCTTTGCCGGACTACCAACAGATCACACCACTATTCCCTTTGGAAAAGGCATTTGCGGACAAGTTGCAGAAAGTAATCAAACATTTTTGGTTGATGACGTGCAAGCACAAGACAATTACATATCGTGCAACATTCATGTGAAATCAGAAATTGTGGTGCCTATTATTGTAAACGGTATTAATATCGGTCAGATCGATATCGATTCCAATACATTAAAGGCATTCACCGCAGAAGATCAAGCTTTCTTAGAATGGCTTACCAATGAAATTGCAGAAATGTATAAAAGCTAA
- the rpsO gene encoding 30S ribosomal protein S15, with product MYLTKEVKEEIFAKHGGSATNTGSAEGQIALFTYRISHLTEHLKKNRHDFNTERSLVLLVGKRRSLLDYLKKKDINRYREIIKELGIRK from the coding sequence ATGTATTTAACTAAAGAAGTTAAAGAAGAAATCTTCGCTAAGCACGGAGGTTCAGCAACAAACACAGGTTCTGCAGAAGGACAAATTGCATTATTCACTTACAGAATTTCGCACTTAACAGAGCACTTAAAAAAGAATCGTCACGATTTTAACACAGAGCGTTCATTAGTTCTTTTAGTAGGTAAAAGAAGAAGTCTTTTAGATTACTTAAAGAAAAAAGATATCAACAGATATCGTGAAATTATCAAAGAATTGGGTATCAGAAAATAA